One window from the genome of Artemia franciscana chromosome 12, ASM3288406v1, whole genome shotgun sequence encodes:
- the LOC136033795 gene encoding glycogen-binding subunit 76A-like, giving the protein MNSTPPERHCTSLYKLLGLNCANRGQELTNSIPTNSYTYQTEVRCNDKGCTEIIVTSLPNSGVVTAAPKPITTMPKMLNFEKAMIVKQFLASAGDPEGKTNYKLANNPEDFDFGFESPPELAQEDSDSLNSDVVVNEDTLPPHSSVNSDSGQSMDSDTLQESDDELTFICEDGSLSTSPLFSVPEQIPDDSGDMDVQRGCILSENIATDEPDFVFDRQINFLADISAKEDFSSLLHASEETQCLSDNSEPDTELSSELQEPNNLELENLPSVINDINNADLTKFEQRSENLQVNGDAMLKLSDHPDACGSCNDSGIAADDDENSNFSDSSDDEEKQRMKRSSSLRTWKTPPGTPGQKKIVRFADAMGLDLADVRHFLDGIPNIPKSAFQDLDIKLDASEEDLNVENVKVGDEPQKLNANFATPGALPDFIDKVKNRNVCLETAVIEKSFLIKGIIRVLNKGYYKSVVVRYTTNEWKTFRDNVAEYVPNSCDGLTDKFEFSIPVPQMKAGDRILFAICYRVSGQEFWDNNCNFNYSFTCVSSYLYPVCPPVPQNLFCDGQWAGFL; this is encoded by the exons ATGAACTCCACTCCTCCAGAGCGACACTGTACCAGTCTCTACAAACTTCTCGGTCTAAATTGTGCAAATAGAGGTCAAGAATTGACCAATTCAATTCCTACTAACTCTTATACATATCAAACTGAAGTCCGTTGCAACGATAAAGGGTGCACAGAAATAATTGTCACATCTTTGCCAAATTCTGGTGTTGTCACCGCAGCACCAAAACCAATTACGACTATGCCCAAGatgctaaattttgaaaaagcaatgATAGTTAAGCAATTCTTAGCTAGTGCAGGGGACCCCGAAGGAAAAACAAACTACAAACTTGCAAATAATCCCGAAGATTTCGATTTTGGATTTGAATCTCCTCCTGAATTAGCACag gaGGACAGCGACTCATTAAACAGTGATGTTGTAGTAAACGAGGATACGTTGCCACCGCATTCTTCTGTGAATTCAGACTCGGGGCAAAGCATGGATTCCGATACACTTCAGGAAAGTGACGACGAGCTCACATTCATTTGCGAAGATGGAAGTCTATCAACCTCTCCACTTTTTTCTGTTCCTGAACAAATACCAGATGATAGTGGAGATATGGATGTACAAAGAGGTTGCATTCTCTCAGAAAATATTGCGACTGATGAACCCGATTTTGTTTTTGACAGACAAATAAACTTTCTTGCTGATATATCTGCAAAAGAGGATTTTTCCTCTCTTCTTCATGCATCAGAAGAGACACAGTGTCTTTCTGACAATAGTGAGCCTGACACAGAACTTTCATCAGAATTGCAAGAACCAAATAACCTTGAATTGGAGAATCTTCCAAGTGTGATAAATGATATTAACAATGCTGATCTGACTAAATTTGAGCAAAGGAGTGAAAACTTGCAAGTAAATGGTGATGCAATGTTGAAATTAAGTGATCATCCTGATGCTTGCGGATCTTGTAACGATAGCGGTATAGCTGCAGATGATGatgaaaactcaaatttttctGATTCAAGTGATGACGAGGAAAAACAGAGAATGAAAAGAAGCTCATCTCTAAGAACTTGGAAAACTCCTCCTGGTACTCCtggtcagaaaaaaattgtgcGTTTTGCAGATGCAATGGGCTTAGATTTAGCTGATGTCAGACATTTTCTAGATGGAATACCTAATATACCCAAGTCGGCTTTTCAAGACTTGGATATAAAATTGGATGCCTCAGAAGAAGATTTGAACGTAGAAAATGTAAAAGTGGGAGATGAACCTCAGAAATTAAATGCCAATTTTGCTACCCCGGGAGCGTTACCGGATTTTATTGATAAAGTCAAAAATAGAAATGTTTGCTTGGAAACGGCTGTGATAGAAAAGTCCTTCTTGATCAAAGGTATCATCCGTGTTTTAAATAAGGGATATTATAAAAGTGTTGTTGTAAGATATACAACTAACGAATGGAAAACCTTCCGGGACAATGTTGCTGAGTACGTTCCGAATTCTTGTGATGGCCTTACTGATAAATTCGAATTTTCTATTCCTGTTCCACAGATGAAGGCTGGTGATAGAATACTCTTTGCCATATGTTATCGAGTCTCAGGCCAAGAATTCTGGGACAATAATTGCAACTTCAATTATAGTTTCACTTGTGTGAGCTCCTATCTTTACCCAGTCTGTCCTCCGGtcccccaaaatttattttgtgatgGCCAGTGGGCTGGGTTTTtataa